A portion of the Celeribacter baekdonensis genome contains these proteins:
- a CDS encoding heme lyase CcmF/NrfE family subunit: MLVELGHFALVMAFVVAIAQTVLPLWGAQTGKRALMAVGEPAALVQLVLIAFSFGALTYAFVTSDFSLQVVVANSHTLKPMLYKVSGVWGNHEGSMLLWVLILALFGAAAALFGTNLPDTLRARVLGVQGSIGLAFLAFILFTSNPFTRLEFPPMNGEDLNPLLQDPGLAFHPPFLYLGYVGLSMTFSFAVAALLEGRVDAAWGRWVRPWTLAAWIFLTIGIGLGSWWAYYELGWGGFWFWDPVENASFMPWLFAAALLHSAIVVEKREALKSWTILLAILAFGFSLIGTFLVRSGVITSVHAFANDPERGIFILMILAFFMGGALVLFSLRANVMSAKGVFSMVSRESALVVNNILLAVAALVVFTGTIWPLVAEAFWARKLSVGAPFFNAAFTPFFTMLAVVLPIGAILPWKRARLGAAVQKLIPALILALAVMGLIWSMQTQRTLLAPIGLGLGTWVVAGAIQDIVLKLGKNRDLSRLFRLPRADWGRLFAHGGLGITIAGIAGLTAWTVEDIRVVQVGETFDVAGFTITLDAVERGQGPNYITTMATMSVFEGTQKVATLHPEKRSYPVAQMPTTEAGIDNGFLRDVYLVIGDVQTNGGWAVRTYIKPLANWIWGGTLIMAFGGGLSLTDRRYRVAAGARKSAASAPKGVPAE, from the coding sequence ATGCTCGTAGAACTAGGACATTTTGCCCTCGTTATGGCCTTTGTCGTGGCCATCGCTCAAACTGTTTTGCCGCTTTGGGGCGCGCAAACGGGCAAACGAGCCTTGATGGCCGTGGGTGAACCGGCGGCTTTGGTGCAGCTTGTGCTGATTGCCTTCTCCTTTGGCGCGCTGACCTACGCATTCGTCACCTCGGATTTTTCTCTGCAAGTGGTGGTGGCCAACTCGCACACGCTCAAACCGATGCTCTACAAAGTCTCCGGCGTTTGGGGCAATCACGAAGGCTCGATGTTGCTTTGGGTGCTGATCTTGGCACTGTTCGGCGCGGCGGCGGCGCTGTTTGGCACCAACCTGCCGGACACATTGCGGGCGCGGGTTTTGGGCGTCCAAGGCTCGATTGGTTTGGCGTTTCTGGCCTTTATCCTGTTCACGTCCAATCCGTTCACCCGCTTAGAGTTTCCGCCGATGAATGGCGAAGACCTCAACCCGTTGTTGCAAGACCCGGGTCTCGCCTTTCACCCGCCGTTCCTCTACCTCGGCTATGTTGGCCTCTCGATGACCTTTTCCTTCGCCGTTGCCGCCTTGCTCGAAGGCCGTGTGGACGCCGCTTGGGGCCGCTGGGTGCGGCCTTGGACTTTGGCCGCGTGGATTTTCTTGACCATCGGCATCGGCCTTGGGTCGTGGTGGGCCTATTACGAACTCGGCTGGGGTGGTTTCTGGTTCTGGGACCCGGTCGAAAACGCGTCCTTCATGCCGTGGCTGTTTGCCGCCGCATTGCTCCATTCGGCCATCGTGGTGGAAAAACGTGAGGCGCTCAAAAGCTGGACCATTTTGCTGGCCATTTTGGCCTTTGGGTTCTCGCTCATCGGCACTTTCCTTGTGCGCTCAGGCGTCATCACCTCGGTCCATGCCTTTGCCAATGACCCCGAACGCGGCATTTTCATCCTAATGATTTTGGCCTTTTTCATGGGCGGCGCTTTGGTCCTATTTTCTTTGCGCGCCAATGTGATGAGCGCCAAGGGCGTGTTCTCCATGGTCTCGCGCGAAAGTGCTTTGGTGGTGAATAACATCCTGCTTGCCGTTGCGGCTTTGGTTGTCTTTACCGGCACAATCTGGCCTTTGGTGGCCGAAGCCTTCTGGGCGCGCAAACTCTCGGTCGGCGCGCCGTTTTTCAACGCCGCCTTCACACCGTTTTTCACCATGCTGGCCGTGGTCTTGCCCATCGGTGCGATCCTGCCGTGGAAACGCGCGCGGCTTGGGGCGGCGGTGCAAAAGCTCATCCCGGCGCTGATCTTGGCGCTCGCGGTCATGGGCCTGATCTGGTCGATGCAAACACAACGCACCTTGCTTGCGCCCATCGGTCTTGGCCTTGGCACTTGGGTCGTTGCGGGCGCCATCCAAGATATCGTTTTGAAGCTGGGCAAAAACCGCGACCTGTCGCGGCTGTTCCGTCTGCCGCGTGCTGATTGGGGGCGTCTGTTTGCCCATGGCGGCCTTGGCATCACCATTGCCGGCATCGCTGGGTTGACCGCCTGGACCGTCGAAGACATCCGCGTCGTGCAAGTTGGTGAAACCTTTGATGTTGCGGGCTTTACCATCACGCTTGATGCGGTTGAGCGCGGGCAGGGGCCGAATTACATCACCACCATGGCCACCATGTCAGTGTTTGAAGGCACCCAAAAAGTCGCCACGCTGCACCCCGAAAAACGCTCCTATCCGGTGGCGCAAATGCCGACCACCGAGGCGGGCATCGACAACGGCTTTTTGCGGGACGTTTATCTGGTGATTGGCGATGTGCAAACCAACGGCGGCTGGGCCGTGCGCACCTATATCAAACCGCTGGCCAACTGGATTTGGGGCGGCACTTTGATCATGGCCTTTGGCGGGGGTCTTTCCCTCACGGATCGTCGCTACCGGGTGGCTGCGGGCGCGCGCAAATCGGCCGCCTCGGCCCCAAAAGGGGTGCCTGCCGAATGA
- a CDS encoding enoyl-CoA hydratase-related protein, with translation MQYDTIRFEQAGDMAVVTLNRPEVMNALNTQMRAEITHAVRDAAKSARVIVLTGVGRAFCSGQDLGDGVNAATADLERTLRDEYEPMLHAIHDSPVPTIAAVNGAAAGAGASLALACDVVIASQSAVFVQAFSRIGLIPDAGGTYALPRLVGLSRAMGASLFADEISAAQAVQWGMIYEAVPDADFEAHWRARAGYLAKGPTVAYRHLKEALHASYDNTLAEQLTLEAKLQNQCGQTRDFKEGVIAFLEKRKPQYEGR, from the coding sequence ATGCAGTACGACACAATTCGCTTTGAGCAGGCGGGCGACATGGCCGTCGTCACCCTCAATCGCCCCGAGGTGATGAATGCGCTCAACACTCAGATGCGCGCGGAAATCACCCATGCGGTGCGCGATGCTGCCAAATCGGCGCGGGTGATTGTGTTGACCGGGGTCGGGCGCGCCTTTTGTTCCGGCCAGGATTTGGGCGATGGGGTCAATGCCGCCACCGCCGATCTGGAACGCACCCTGCGCGACGAATACGAGCCGATGCTTCATGCCATTCACGACAGCCCGGTGCCCACCATCGCCGCCGTCAATGGGGCAGCGGCGGGGGCAGGGGCGTCTTTGGCGCTGGCCTGTGATGTGGTGATCGCCAGCCAATCCGCCGTGTTTGTTCAGGCGTTTTCGCGCATCGGTCTGATCCCGGATGCGGGGGGCACCTATGCCTTGCCGCGTCTTGTCGGGCTGTCCCGCGCCATGGGGGCGTCGCTTTTTGCCGATGAAATTTCGGCGGCTCAGGCGGTGCAATGGGGGATGATCTACGAGGCGGTGCCCGATGCGGATTTTGAGGCTCATTGGCGGGCGCGGGCCGGGTATCTGGCCAAGGGCCCAACCGTGGCTTACCGCCACCTCAAAGAGGCTCTACACGCCTCTTATGACAACACTCTGGCCGAGCAATTGACCCTTGAGGCCAAGTTGCAAAACCAGTGCGGTCAGACCCGCGATTTCAAAGAGGGTGTCATCGCCTTTTTGGAAAAACGCAAACCTCAATACGAGGGGCGCTAA
- a CDS encoding DUF2087 domain-containing protein, with protein MTRDVISLTLPDVSAFARALKSELGAAAPPHQSVLNTIARAGGYRNFQHLKATQAGAALIQAAEGRAVSRALSRFDETGRLTAWPTKRKVRQHGLWALWAQLPPRHVFSEREISDLFDTMTTFRDAAQIRRSLIEDGLLERNRDGSRYIRLEVRPDETALALIRAVMRRRQATAEGPDRRSAPLDL; from the coding sequence ATGACTCGTGACGTGATTTCACTCACCCTTCCCGACGTGTCCGCCTTTGCGCGCGCCCTTAAATCCGAGCTGGGCGCCGCCGCCCCGCCGCATCAATCGGTGTTAAATACGATTGCCCGCGCTGGTGGTTATCGCAATTTTCAACATCTCAAAGCCACGCAAGCCGGTGCGGCTCTTATTCAGGCCGCCGAAGGCCGCGCCGTCTCCCGAGCGTTGTCGCGCTTTGATGAGACCGGGCGGTTGACCGCGTGGCCGACCAAACGCAAAGTCCGTCAACATGGGCTTTGGGCGCTTTGGGCGCAGCTTCCCCCGCGCCACGTGTTCTCCGAACGCGAGATTTCCGATCTGTTTGACACGATGACGACCTTTCGCGATGCCGCCCAAATTCGCCGCTCTTTGATAGAAGACGGTCTTTTGGAACGCAATCGCGATGGCTCGCGCTACATCCGCCTTGAAGTGCGCCCCGATGAAACCGCTTTGGCGCTCATCCGCGCCGTGATGCGCAGGCGTCAGGCCACCGCCGAGGGGCCGGATCGAAGGTCTGCACCGCTTGATCTTTAA
- a CDS encoding thermonuclease family protein — protein sequence MTELFFAVVLLAGVALIRHAKKEARRAVRRAMRPSAPRPHYKVAPKPSSFKEKTAREALEKPILRGGAYVIDGDTIVIQKTQIRLFGVDAPEMNHPYGKKAKWALVALCKGQSLRAEVTDVDAHGRTVARCYLPDGRDLSAEMVKQGLAIDWPKFSGGLYRPMEVADARKKLWLADARQKGRMHVWEQFEAKQTVHKESE from the coding sequence TTGACTGAATTATTCTTTGCGGTTGTTCTTTTGGCCGGCGTTGCCCTGATACGCCATGCAAAGAAAGAGGCGCGACGTGCCGTGCGCCGGGCGATGAGGCCGTCTGCGCCGCGTCCTCACTATAAAGTTGCTCCAAAGCCCAGCTCCTTTAAAGAAAAAACTGCACGAGAGGCATTGGAAAAGCCGATTTTACGCGGGGGGGCATATGTTATTGATGGCGACACCATTGTGATCCAGAAAACCCAGATTCGCCTCTTTGGTGTTGATGCGCCTGAAATGAACCATCCCTATGGAAAAAAGGCGAAATGGGCCTTGGTCGCGCTGTGCAAAGGGCAATCTCTTCGCGCAGAAGTGACCGATGTGGATGCCCATGGCCGCACAGTTGCGCGGTGTTACTTGCCGGATGGGCGAGACCTCTCGGCGGAAATGGTCAAGCAGGGGCTTGCGATTGATTGGCCTAAATTTTCGGGTGGACTCTACCGGCCTATGGAAGTCGCTGATGCGCGCAAAAAACTCTGGCTCGCAGATGCGCGCCAAAAAGGGCGGATGCATGTTTGGGAGCAATTCGAGGCGAAACAGACCGTGCATAAAGAGAGTGAATAG
- the gltA gene encoding citrate synthase, giving the protein MADTQKTATLTLDGKTFDLPIYSPTVGPDVIDIRKLYGQAGVFTYDPGFTSTAACDSAITFIDGDEGVLLHRGYTIGELAEKSHFLEVCYLLLYGALPTAKEMEDFEALVTRHTMVHEQMHKFFTGFRRDAHPMAIMVGVVGAMSAFYHDSIDIADAHQREVATIRLLAKMPTIAAMAYKYTIGQPMVYPRNDLDYASNFLNMCFSVPAEEYVVNPILARAMDRIFTLHADHEQNASTSTVRLASSSGANPFACIAAGIACLWGPAHGGANQACLEMLREIGSVDRIPEYIARAKDKNDPFRLMGFGHRVYKNFDPRATVMKQSADEVLELLGVENNPTLQVAKELEKQALADPYFHDKKLFPNVDFYSGIILEAMGFPTAMFTPIFALSRTVGWISQWKEMIEDPAMKIGRPRQLYTGATERPYVNVEDRG; this is encoded by the coding sequence ATGGCAGACACTCAAAAGACCGCGACCCTGACGCTTGACGGCAAGACTTTCGATCTTCCGATTTATTCGCCCACCGTGGGGCCTGACGTGATCGACATCCGAAAACTCTACGGCCAGGCCGGTGTTTTCACGTACGATCCGGGCTTTACCTCCACCGCCGCCTGCGACAGCGCCATCACCTTTATTGACGGCGACGAAGGCGTTCTTTTGCACCGCGGTTACACCATCGGTGAGCTGGCCGAAAAATCGCATTTCCTCGAAGTGTGCTACCTGTTGCTTTACGGGGCCCTGCCGACCGCGAAAGAGATGGAAGACTTCGAAGCGCTGGTGACCCGCCACACCATGGTGCATGAGCAGATGCACAAATTCTTTACCGGCTTCCGTCGTGACGCGCATCCGATGGCCATTATGGTCGGTGTTGTTGGCGCCATGTCGGCGTTCTACCACGACTCGATCGACATTGCCGATGCGCATCAGCGCGAAGTGGCGACCATCCGTTTGTTGGCGAAAATGCCGACCATTGCGGCGATGGCCTATAAATACACAATCGGTCAGCCGATGGTCTACCCGCGTAACGATTTGGATTACGCCTCCAACTTCTTGAACATGTGTTTCTCGGTGCCTGCCGAAGAATATGTGGTGAACCCGATTCTGGCCCGCGCCATGGACCGGATCTTTACGCTGCACGCCGACCACGAACAAAACGCCTCGACCTCGACCGTGCGCTTGGCCTCCTCTTCGGGTGCCAACCCGTTCGCCTGTATCGCCGCGGGCATCGCCTGTCTTTGGGGGCCGGCGCATGGTGGTGCGAACCAAGCCTGTCTTGAAATGCTGCGCGAAATTGGCTCCGTGGACCGTATCCCGGAATACATCGCCCGCGCCAAGGACAAGAATGATCCGTTCCGCCTGATGGGCTTTGGTCACCGCGTTTACAAAAACTTCGATCCGCGCGCGACCGTGATGAAACAGTCCGCCGACGAGGTTTTGGAACTCTTGGGTGTTGAAAACAACCCGACACTTCAGGTGGCAAAAGAGCTTGAGAAACAAGCACTTGCCGATCCGTATTTCCATGACAAAAAACTGTTCCCGAATGTCGATTTCTACTCCGGCATCATCTTGGAGGCCATGGGCTTCCCGACCGCGATGTTCACCCCGATCTTCGCGCTGTCGCGCACCGTCGGTTGGATTTCGCAGTGGAAAGAGATGATCGAAGATCCGGCAATGAAAATCGGTCGTCCGCGTCAGCTTTACACCGGCGCAACCGAGCGCCCCTATGTGAACGTCGAAGACCGCGGCTAA
- the gltX gene encoding glutamate--tRNA ligase — translation MSATSSVSAKISPVVTRIAPSPTGDMHIGTARTALFNWLFARGHGGTFLMRIEDTDRARSTPEATQGILDGMAWLGLDYDGEAVSQFEQAPRHAEVAHQMLAAGTAYKCFATQEEIEAFREAARATGTSTLYRSPWRDADPRTYPDAPYVIRMKAPREGVTVVKDAVQGDVTFKNELLDDMIVLRSDGTPTYMLAVVVDDHDMGVTHVIRGDDHLSNAARQMTIYTAMGWPLPVYAHIPLIFGPDGKKMSKRHGATGVKEYQAMGYPAAGMRNYLARLGWSHGDDEFFTDAQAQEWFELDGINKAPARFDTKKLENICGQHLAVMEDAEILGEITGYLVAAGETKLTDAQETRLLASLPFLKGTAKTYPQLIEKARFALVDRPVSMDEKAQKLVGSVSNGILRELTPHLQSVSWERDALEEAVGRVMEAQEIGFGKVAGPLRSALAGRAATPSVLDMMVVLGRDESLARIEDFIATAPA, via the coding sequence ATGTCCGCCACCTCTTCCGTATCTGCCAAAATCTCTCCTGTCGTCACCCGCATCGCCCCCTCGCCCACCGGCGACATGCACATTGGCACCGCCCGCACTGCGCTGTTCAACTGGCTGTTTGCGCGCGGCCATGGCGGCACGTTTTTGATGCGGATCGAGGACACAGATCGAGCGCGATCCACGCCTGAGGCAACCCAGGGCATTTTGGATGGGATGGCGTGGCTTGGCTTGGACTATGATGGCGAAGCGGTGAGCCAGTTTGAACAGGCGCCGCGCCACGCCGAGGTGGCGCATCAGATGTTGGCGGCAGGCACCGCCTATAAATGTTTCGCCACGCAAGAGGAGATCGAAGCCTTTCGCGAGGCGGCACGGGCGACGGGCACATCCACGCTCTACCGCAGCCCGTGGCGCGACGCGGACCCAAGAACCTACCCTGATGCGCCCTATGTGATCCGCATGAAAGCGCCGCGCGAGGGCGTCACCGTGGTGAAAGATGCAGTGCAAGGTGACGTGACGTTCAAGAACGAGTTGCTCGATGACATGATCGTGTTACGTTCGGATGGGACACCAACCTATATGTTGGCCGTGGTCGTCGATGATCACGACATGGGGGTGACCCATGTGATCCGTGGAGATGACCACCTGAGCAACGCTGCACGCCAGATGACGATCTATACAGCAATGGGCTGGCCCCTGCCGGTCTATGCCCATATCCCTTTGATTTTTGGGCCAGATGGCAAGAAAATGTCGAAACGCCACGGCGCGACCGGGGTCAAGGAATATCAGGCCATGGGTTACCCCGCCGCCGGGATGCGCAACTATTTGGCGCGGCTGGGATGGAGCCATGGCGACGACGAGTTTTTCACCGATGCGCAGGCGCAAGAGTGGTTTGAACTCGATGGAATCAATAAGGCTCCGGCGCGATTTGATACCAAAAAACTTGAAAATATCTGTGGTCAGCATCTTGCGGTGATGGAAGATGCCGAAATCTTGGGCGAAATCACCGGCTATCTTGTCGCTGCGGGTGAGACAAAATTGACGGATGCGCAGGAAACGCGGCTTTTGGCGTCTTTGCCATTTCTCAAAGGGACGGCCAAGACCTATCCACAACTTATTGAAAAGGCACGGTTTGCTTTGGTGGATCGTCCGGTTTCGATGGATGAAAAGGCGCAAAAACTGGTGGGTTCTGTATCCAACGGTATACTGAGAGAATTGACGCCGCACCTGCAAAGTGTTAGCTGGGAGCGCGACGCATTGGAGGAGGCTGTCGGCCGGGTGATGGAGGCGCAAGAGATCGGGTTTGGCAAAGTGGCCGGGCCTTTGAGATCCGCCCTCGCTGGCCGTGCCGCAACCCCAAGCGTGCTTGATATGATGGTGGTTTTGGGCCGTGACGAAAGCCTCGCCCGGATCGAAGATTTTATTGCAACTGCGCCTGCATAA
- a CDS encoding holin family protein, translating to MGIIGRLFEVIFGDGRNLVKDTAEVFFENTEAGAVREANNRSSAMQQFAAEFAVERKGAFDRLMDALNRVPRPLMAFGTIGLCVSAMVDPLWFASRMQGIALIPEPLWWLLGTIVSFYFGARYQVKSQEFQRSVAATVAQAPIVTANIAALKALEAGAQGQGVPPASSAPSWEAKPIYVPGAEATNPALEAWKGGRDE from the coding sequence ATGGGGATAATCGGCAGGCTGTTTGAGGTGATCTTTGGCGACGGGCGTAATCTGGTCAAAGACACGGCCGAAGTGTTTTTTGAAAACACAGAGGCAGGCGCGGTGCGCGAGGCCAATAACCGCAGCTCCGCGATGCAACAATTCGCCGCCGAGTTTGCGGTCGAACGCAAGGGCGCGTTTGATCGGCTGATGGACGCGCTCAATCGCGTGCCGCGTCCGTTGATGGCTTTTGGCACCATCGGTCTCTGTGTCTCGGCGATGGTCGATCCGCTGTGGTTTGCCTCAAGGATGCAGGGGATCGCGCTGATCCCAGAGCCGCTATGGTGGCTTTTAGGCACCATCGTTTCGTTTTACTTTGGCGCTCGATATCAGGTGAAATCGCAAGAATTTCAACGCTCTGTCGCCGCCACCGTGGCGCAGGCCCCGATCGTGACGGCCAATATTGCGGCGCTCAAGGCGCTTGAGGCGGGGGCGCAGGGCCAGGGTGTTCCACCCGCGTCCTCAGCCCCCTCATGGGAGGCCAAGCCGATTTATGTGCCGGGGGCAGAGGCGACAAACCCCGCCCTTGAGGCGTGGAAAGGAGGCCGGGATGAGTGA
- the argC gene encoding N-acetyl-gamma-glutamyl-phosphate reductase, whose product MTHKIAILGASGYTGAELVRLIATHPSMEIVALSGDRKAGMAMADVYPHLRHMDLPALCKIEDIDFSAVDLAFCALPHATSQAVIKELPATTKVVDLSADFRLRDPAEYEKWYGKPHSAVELQKEAVYGLTEFYREQIKTARLVAGTGCNAATGQFILRPLIGAGVIDLDQIILDLKVAVSGAGRALKEHLLFGELEDNAFGYSVGGKHRHLGEFDQEFSLIAGRDVRIQFTPHLIPATRGILATAYVQGEASAVHYALADAYMSEPFIKVLPLGQVPAMKHVRGSNFCHIGVAEDRIQGRTIVMGVIDNLTKGSSGQAIQNANLMLGLDETAGLMNAPMYP is encoded by the coding sequence TCCGTTTGATCGCCACCCATCCGTCTATGGAAATTGTGGCGCTGTCTGGGGATCGCAAGGCGGGCATGGCGATGGCCGACGTCTATCCGCATCTGCGGCACATGGATCTTCCGGCGCTGTGCAAGATTGAGGATATTGATTTTTCGGCTGTCGATTTGGCCTTTTGTGCGCTGCCCCATGCGACCTCTCAGGCGGTGATCAAAGAGCTGCCTGCAACGACGAAAGTGGTGGATCTGTCTGCCGATTTCCGCCTGCGTGATCCGGCTGAATATGAGAAATGGTATGGCAAACCGCACTCTGCAGTCGAATTGCAAAAAGAGGCTGTATACGGCCTGACCGAATTTTACCGCGAACAGATCAAGACGGCGCGACTTGTGGCCGGAACCGGCTGTAACGCCGCAACCGGGCAATTCATCTTGCGGCCTTTGATTGGCGCCGGGGTGATCGACCTTGATCAGATCATTTTGGATCTCAAGGTGGCGGTTTCCGGCGCTGGGCGAGCGCTGAAAGAGCATCTTTTGTTCGGCGAGCTTGAGGATAACGCCTTTGGCTATTCGGTCGGTGGCAAACATCGGCATTTGGGCGAGTTCGATCAGGAGTTTTCCCTGATTGCTGGCCGCGATGTGCGCATCCAATTCACGCCGCATCTGATCCCGGCCACGCGCGGCATCTTGGCGACCGCCTACGTGCAAGGCGAGGCGAGTGCGGTGCATTACGCGCTGGCCGACGCTTATATGAGCGAGCCGTTTATCAAAGTGTTGCCACTGGGGCAGGTGCCCGCGATGAAACACGTGCGCGGCTCGAATTTCTGTCATATTGGTGTCGCCGAGGATCGTATCCAAGGCCGGACCATTGTTATGGGCGTGATCGACAACCTGACCAAAGGGTCGTCGGGTCAGGCGATCCAAAACGCCAATTTGATGCTTGGGCTGGATGAGACTGCCGGTCTTATGAACGCGCCGATGTATCCGTAA
- the ccmE gene encoding cytochrome c maturation protein CcmE has translation MKNLKKTRRIQVFAIAAVALVVSVSLIGFAFRDGINLFRSPTQVVEDPPRVGEIFRIGGLVEEGSLVRGEGAHVTFSVTDTNETIPVRFEGVLPDLFGENQGMIGTGSLQDGVFVATEILAKHDESYMPKEVVDALKEQGLYKEPES, from the coding sequence TTGAAGAACCTGAAAAAGACCCGCCGCATTCAAGTGTTTGCGATTGCGGCCGTGGCCCTTGTGGTCTCCGTGTCGCTGATCGGCTTTGCCTTTCGCGATGGCATCAACCTGTTTCGTTCGCCGACGCAAGTGGTCGAAGACCCGCCCCGCGTGGGCGAGATTTTCCGCATCGGAGGATTGGTTGAAGAGGGCAGTTTGGTGCGCGGTGAAGGCGCCCATGTGACGTTTAGCGTGACCGACACCAATGAGACAATCCCGGTGCGGTTTGAGGGCGTTTTGCCGGATCTGTTTGGCGAAAATCAGGGCATGATCGGTACCGGAAGCCTGCAAGATGGGGTGTTTGTGGCGACTGAAATTTTGGCCAAACACGACGAGTCTTATATGCCGAAAGAGGTTGTAGACGCATTGAAAGAGCAAGGGCTTTACAAAGAGCCGGAAAGCTAA
- a CDS encoding cytochrome c-type biogenesis protein, which translates to MKRLIFALTLLLATPLYAVQPDEVLPDPVMESRAREISQGLRCLVCRNENIDESNATLAKDLRLLVRERLVAGDTNDQTVAYIVDRYGEYVLLKPTLTGANKLLWIAGPAMLIIALGIGFGFLRRRQSEPEQSELTEDEEKRLQALLND; encoded by the coding sequence ATGAAACGCCTGATCTTTGCCCTCACGCTGCTTCTCGCCACGCCGCTCTACGCGGTCCAGCCTGACGAGGTTCTGCCCGATCCGGTGATGGAATCGCGCGCGCGGGAGATTTCTCAAGGGCTGCGCTGCCTTGTCTGTCGCAATGAAAACATTGATGAGAGTAACGCGACCTTGGCCAAAGACCTGAGGCTTTTGGTCCGCGAACGCCTTGTGGCGGGGGACACGAATGACCAAACCGTGGCCTATATCGTCGATCGTTACGGCGAATATGTGCTGTTGAAGCCGACGCTGACCGGGGCCAACAAATTGCTCTGGATTGCAGGACCTGCCATGTTGATCATCGCGCTTGGCATTGGGTTTGGCTTTCTGCGGCGTCGGCAATCGGAACCCGAACAATCCGAGCTGACCGAGGACGAAGAAAAGCGGCTACAGGCGCTTTTAAACGACTAA
- a CDS encoding holin-associated N-acetylmuramidase codes for MKTVQQIADEIIAREGGYVNDPDDPGGATKYGVTIGTMRTLGVDVDGDGRVTTSDLRKLTRVQARDIFVEHYFHRPRIDELPPVLQASVFDMYVNSGGNAVRILQRLLTDMGQRIAVDGLIGPQTIEAAHLAQSLAPHHLADAYGIARRNYYYALADRRPTSRKYARTRRGGKGGWITRAEEFISPRYHLTEAEHAARVASWG; via the coding sequence ATGAAAACAGTACAACAGATCGCAGACGAGATCATTGCCCGTGAGGGCGGATACGTCAATGACCCCGACGATCCGGGCGGGGCAACCAAATATGGCGTCACCATCGGCACGATGCGCACGCTTGGCGTCGATGTGGATGGCGATGGGCGGGTGACGACATCCGACCTGCGCAAGTTGACGCGGGTTCAGGCGCGCGACATTTTTGTCGAACATTACTTTCACCGCCCCCGCATCGACGAATTGCCGCCAGTTTTGCAAGCCAGCGTGTTTGACATGTATGTCAATTCGGGCGGCAATGCTGTGCGGATTTTGCAGCGGCTTTTGACCGATATGGGACAGAGGATCGCGGTGGACGGGCTGATTGGGCCGCAGACCATTGAGGCGGCTCATCTCGCGCAATCCTTGGCTCCGCATCATTTGGCCGACGCTTACGGCATCGCCCGGCGCAATTACTATTATGCCTTGGCGGACCGCCGCCCGACCTCGCGCAAATACGCCCGTACGCGTAGGGGCGGCAAAGGCGGCTGGATCACCCGCGCCGAGGAATTCATCTCGCCCCGCTATCACCTGACGGAGGCCGAGCATGCCGCGCGGGTGGCGTCATGGGGATAA